Proteins encoded in a region of the Cupriavidus pauculus genome:
- a CDS encoding RES family NAD+ phosphorylase gives MSFTTWTPPAVASEREPCALLLWRAVEAQHVVSTMPLVDSLEEQAVLERVLEAGKPHVPHDAQALHYLMFTPFRYPTGSADARRASRFRAAQDAGVFYGADEVRTACAELGYWRWRFLMDSPDLPRIDARAQTLFQVSVSTQGIALDAPPFVEDAAQWTDPTDYSACQAFARIAREAGVGVIRYTSVRDPLHGRAAAVLTPRAFDTTHPRETTTWMLTVRRDRVIWQRDDLQQRDSFEFEAAPWK, from the coding sequence GTGTCGTTCACTACCTGGACGCCACCCGCGGTCGCATCTGAGCGCGAGCCCTGCGCGCTCCTGCTGTGGCGGGCCGTGGAAGCCCAGCACGTGGTGTCGACGATGCCCCTCGTCGATAGCCTCGAGGAGCAGGCCGTGCTGGAACGCGTGCTGGAAGCGGGCAAGCCCCACGTGCCTCACGACGCGCAGGCGCTCCACTATCTGATGTTCACGCCGTTCCGCTACCCCACCGGTTCCGCCGACGCGCGCCGCGCCTCCCGCTTTCGCGCGGCACAGGATGCCGGAGTGTTCTATGGCGCCGACGAGGTTCGCACCGCCTGCGCGGAGCTCGGTTACTGGCGCTGGCGCTTCCTGATGGACAGCCCCGACCTGCCGCGCATCGATGCGCGCGCGCAGACGCTGTTCCAGGTCAGCGTGAGTACGCAGGGCATCGCACTCGATGCGCCGCCATTCGTTGAGGACGCCGCGCAGTGGACGGACCCGACCGACTACTCGGCCTGCCAGGCCTTCGCGCGCATCGCGCGCGAAGCCGGTGTCGGCGTCATTCGATACACCTCGGTGCGCGACCCGCTCCATGGCCGCGCCGCCGCGGTGCTGACACCGCGCGCGTTCGATACCACGCATCCGCGCGAGACCACCACGTGGATGCTTACCGTGCGGCGAGACCGCGTGATCTGGCAGCGTGACGACCTGCAGCAACGCGATAGCTTCGAGTTCGAAGCGGCGCCCTGGAAGTAA
- a CDS encoding antitoxin Xre/MbcA/ParS toxin-binding domain-containing protein: protein MQPIQIPETNPAGSPDPGTTLTKAVMRAAAFLGISQAVIASVLGISTASVSRMASGGYILDAHRKEWEFGVLFVRLFRSLDAILGHDEQARLWLTHDNLALGGKPLELIRTTEGLVRVVHYLDATRGRI, encoded by the coding sequence ATGCAGCCCATTCAGATTCCGGAGACAAACCCGGCCGGCAGCCCCGACCCGGGCACGACGTTGACCAAGGCGGTCATGCGCGCCGCCGCCTTTCTCGGCATCAGCCAGGCCGTGATCGCCAGCGTGCTGGGCATCAGCACGGCCTCGGTGTCGCGGATGGCCTCGGGAGGCTATATCCTCGACGCGCACCGCAAGGAATGGGAATTCGGCGTGCTGTTCGTGCGCCTGTTCCGCTCGCTCGACGCCATACTCGGCCATGACGAACAGGCCCGGCTCTGGCTGACCCACGACAATCTCGCGCTGGGCGGCAAGCCGCTCGAACTCATCCGCACCACGGAAGGTCTCGTACGTGTCGTTCACTACCTGGACGCCACCCGCGGTCGCATCTGA
- the boxA gene encoding benzoyl-CoA 2,3-epoxidase subunit BoxA yields the protein MGASDIIRQHLIDPEICIRCNTCEDTCPIGAITHDARNYVVRADVCNGCGACLSPCPTGAIDNWRTVPRGQAYPIDAQLEWDELPGEVSMEAAAGAATGAPDAGTPVQAVETSRHTSPRAPWSAAQPHVNLHGVRAPVTATVAGNYRLTDAGASSDIHHLVLDFGNQFFPVLEGQAIGIVPPGTDAAGKPHYVRMYSVASPRDGERPGYNNLALTIKRVDRDHDGRPVRGVASNFLCDLAKGDTVQVVGPFGSTFLMPNHREASVMMICTGTGSAPMRAMTERMRRQRDRFDGRRLLFFGARNQAELPYFGPLLKLPKDFLDIHFAFSRDPAVPRRYVQDAIRQAAARVAAHLGDPHGYVYICGLRGMEDGVLAAFADVCAAHGLDWAAIETTLRAEGRLHLETY from the coding sequence ATGGGCGCGTCCGACATCATCCGGCAGCATCTGATCGATCCCGAGATCTGCATTCGCTGCAACACGTGCGAGGACACGTGCCCGATCGGCGCCATCACGCACGATGCGCGCAACTATGTGGTCAGGGCCGACGTCTGCAACGGCTGCGGCGCATGCCTGTCGCCGTGCCCCACGGGCGCCATCGACAACTGGCGTACGGTGCCGCGCGGGCAGGCATATCCGATCGATGCCCAGCTCGAATGGGACGAACTGCCCGGCGAGGTGTCCATGGAAGCGGCTGCCGGGGCCGCGACCGGCGCCCCGGACGCCGGCACGCCCGTGCAGGCCGTCGAAACCAGCCGCCACACCTCGCCCCGCGCGCCATGGTCGGCCGCGCAGCCGCACGTGAACCTGCACGGCGTCCGCGCGCCGGTCACGGCGACCGTCGCGGGCAACTACCGTCTCACCGACGCCGGCGCGTCGAGCGACATCCACCATCTGGTGCTCGACTTCGGCAACCAGTTCTTTCCGGTGCTCGAAGGCCAGGCGATCGGCATCGTCCCGCCCGGCACCGATGCCGCGGGCAAGCCGCACTACGTTCGCATGTACTCGGTGGCGAGCCCGCGCGACGGCGAGCGCCCCGGCTACAACAACCTCGCGCTGACCATCAAGCGCGTCGATCGCGATCACGACGGCCGCCCCGTGCGCGGCGTGGCCTCGAACTTCCTGTGCGATCTCGCCAAGGGCGACACCGTGCAGGTAGTGGGCCCGTTCGGCAGCACGTTCCTGATGCCGAACCATCGCGAGGCCAGCGTGATGATGATCTGCACGGGCACCGGCTCCGCGCCCATGCGCGCGATGACCGAGCGCATGCGCCGCCAGCGCGACCGGTTCGACGGCCGCCGCCTGCTGTTCTTCGGCGCGCGCAACCAGGCGGAACTGCCCTACTTCGGCCCGCTGCTGAAGCTGCCGAAGGACTTCCTCGACATCCACTTCGCGTTCTCGCGCGACCCCGCCGTGCCGCGCCGCTATGTGCAGGACGCCATCCGCCAGGCGGCCGCGCGCGTGGCCGCGCACCTCGGCGACCCGCACGGCTACGTCTATATCTGCGGCCTCAGGGGCATGGAAGACGGCGTGCTGGCCGCGTTCGCGGACGTCTGCGCCGCGCACGGACTGGACTGGGCGGCCATCGAGACCACGCTGCGGGCCGAGGGACGGCTCCATCTGGAAACCTACTGA
- the boxB gene encoding benzoyl-CoA 2,3-epoxidase subunit BoxB, translating into MSIDYSQKIPNNVHLSDDRALQRALEHWQPAFLDWWRDMGPEGSHTHDVYLRTATSVDPSGWAHFDYVRMPDYRWGIFVPPGDPERRIHFGEHKGEAAWQEVPGEHRANLRRIIVTQGDTEPASVEQQRHLGLTAPSLYDLRNLFQVNVEEGRHLWAMVYLLHRYFGRDGREEAEALLGRRSGDEDNPRILGAFNERTPDWLAFFMFTYFTDRDGKFQLCALAESGFDPLARTTRFMLTEEAHHMFVGESGVSRAIQRTCEVMRERDIHDPADVRAAGVIDLQTIQRYLNFHYSVTIDLFGADQSSNAATFYSAGLKGRFEEGKRDDDHVLKQDVYRILDVQDGRLTEREVPMLNALNEVLRDDYIRDSMGGVARWNKVIEKAGIPFRLTVPHKAFNRRIGTLSNVRVSPEGAIVGEAEWAARQHEWLATDEDRAFVASLMGRVTEPGRYAGWIAPPAVGINRQPMDFAYVRFN; encoded by the coding sequence GTGAGCATCGACTACAGCCAGAAGATTCCGAACAACGTCCACCTGTCCGACGACCGCGCGCTGCAACGCGCGCTCGAACACTGGCAGCCGGCCTTCCTGGACTGGTGGCGCGACATGGGTCCCGAAGGCTCGCACACGCACGACGTCTACCTGCGCACGGCGACCTCCGTCGATCCCTCCGGCTGGGCGCACTTCGACTACGTCAGGATGCCCGACTACCGCTGGGGGATCTTCGTGCCGCCGGGCGATCCCGAGCGCCGCATTCATTTTGGCGAGCACAAGGGCGAGGCCGCGTGGCAGGAGGTACCGGGCGAGCATCGCGCCAACCTGCGCCGCATCATCGTCACGCAGGGCGATACCGAACCCGCGTCGGTCGAACAGCAGCGCCACCTCGGCCTTACCGCGCCGTCGCTCTACGACCTGCGCAACCTGTTCCAGGTGAACGTCGAGGAAGGCCGCCATCTGTGGGCGATGGTGTATCTGCTGCATCGCTATTTCGGGCGCGACGGCCGCGAGGAAGCCGAGGCACTGCTCGGGCGCCGCTCGGGCGACGAAGACAATCCGCGCATTCTCGGCGCGTTCAACGAACGCACGCCCGACTGGCTCGCGTTCTTCATGTTCACGTACTTTACCGATCGCGACGGCAAGTTCCAGTTGTGCGCGCTGGCGGAATCGGGCTTCGATCCGCTCGCGCGCACCACGCGCTTCATGCTCACCGAGGAGGCGCATCATATGTTCGTGGGCGAGTCCGGCGTATCGCGCGCGATCCAGCGCACGTGCGAGGTCATGCGCGAGCGCGATATCCACGACCCGGCCGACGTGCGCGCGGCCGGCGTCATCGACCTGCAGACCATCCAGCGTTACCTGAACTTCCACTACAGCGTGACGATCGACCTGTTCGGCGCGGACCAGTCGTCGAACGCCGCCACGTTCTACAGCGCGGGCCTCAAGGGCCGTTTCGAGGAAGGCAAGCGCGACGACGACCACGTGCTCAAGCAGGACGTCTATCGCATCCTCGATGTCCAGGACGGCCGTCTGACCGAGCGCGAGGTGCCGATGCTCAACGCGCTCAACGAGGTGCTGCGCGACGACTATATCCGCGACTCGATGGGCGGCGTGGCGCGCTGGAACAAGGTCATCGAGAAGGCCGGCATTCCGTTCCGCCTGACCGTGCCGCACAAGGCGTTCAACCGACGCATCGGCACACTGTCGAACGTCCGCGTCTCGCCCGAAGGCGCGATCGTCGGCGAGGCCGAATGGGCCGCGCGCCAGCACGAATGGCTCGCGACGGACGAGGACCGCGCATTCGTCGCATCGCTGATGGGACGTGTGACCGAACCCGGCCGCTATGCCGGCTGGATCGCGCCACCGGCCGTCGGCATCAACCGGCAACCGATGGACTTCGCCTATGTCCGCTTCAACTAG
- the boxC gene encoding 2,3-epoxybenzoyl-CoA dihydrolase, which translates to MPALAPLVPLVPPAPLLQASSGDDLVLFDRHPDHYRHWRLAFDGPVATLTMDVDENGGLRPGYALKLNSYDLGVDIELHDALQRIRFEHPEIRSVIIASARDRVFCSGANIFMLGKSSHAWKVNFCKFTNETRNGIEDSSRHSGLKFIAACSGTTAGGGYELALACDEIVLVDDRSSAVSLPEVPLLGVLPGTGGLTRMTDKRHVRRDHADIFCLTTEGVRGQRACDWKLVDAVVKPARFAEHVQARAHALAMQSDRPDGIATGIALVPLSRTIRADGYDYETVSVTLDRAARRATLTVRAPDAAPPADLDGIVAAGARWWPLKMARELDDAILMLRTNHLDIGIWVLRTEGDAAHVLAADATLDAHAGHWFVRETVGMLRRTLARLDVSSRSLIALIEPGSCFAGTLLELALAADRSYMLDATDAAPTDADAIGRPAPRLSLHAANFGRYPMSNGLPRLVARFYGEADPIDAARARIGTPIDAREAEALGLVTMAPDDIDWDDEIRLALEERASLSPDALTGLEANLRFGPRETMETRIFGRLSAWQNWIFNRPNAVGEYGALKVFGTGNKARFDRDRV; encoded by the coding sequence ATGCCGGCCCTCGCCCCCCTTGTCCCACTGGTCCCCCCGGCCCCCCTTCTCCAGGCGTCGTCGGGGGATGACCTCGTCCTGTTCGACCGCCACCCGGACCACTACCGCCACTGGCGGCTAGCGTTCGACGGCCCGGTCGCCACGCTGACCATGGACGTGGACGAGAACGGCGGCCTGCGCCCCGGCTACGCGCTCAAGCTGAACTCCTACGACCTCGGGGTCGATATCGAACTGCACGACGCACTGCAACGCATTCGCTTCGAGCATCCCGAGATCCGCAGCGTGATCATCGCCAGCGCGCGCGACCGCGTATTCTGCTCCGGCGCGAACATCTTCATGCTCGGCAAGTCGAGCCACGCGTGGAAAGTCAACTTCTGCAAGTTCACGAACGAGACGCGCAACGGCATCGAGGACAGCAGCCGGCATTCGGGGCTCAAGTTCATTGCCGCGTGCAGCGGCACCACGGCCGGCGGCGGCTATGAACTCGCACTGGCCTGCGACGAGATCGTGCTCGTCGATGACCGCTCGTCGGCCGTCAGCCTGCCCGAGGTGCCGCTGCTCGGCGTGCTGCCCGGCACGGGTGGCCTGACGCGCATGACCGACAAGCGCCATGTGCGGCGCGATCATGCCGACATTTTCTGCCTGACGACGGAAGGCGTGCGGGGCCAGCGCGCGTGCGACTGGAAGCTCGTGGATGCAGTGGTCAAACCCGCGCGCTTCGCCGAACACGTTCAGGCGCGCGCGCATGCGCTCGCCATGCAGAGCGACCGCCCGGACGGGATTGCTACGGGTATCGCGCTCGTCCCGCTCTCGCGCACGATCCGCGCCGATGGCTATGACTACGAGACGGTGTCGGTCACGCTCGACCGTGCCGCCCGCCGCGCCACGCTGACCGTCCGCGCGCCCGACGCCGCCCCGCCGGCCGATCTCGACGGCATCGTCGCGGCCGGCGCGCGGTGGTGGCCGCTGAAGATGGCGCGCGAGCTCGACGATGCCATCCTGATGCTCCGCACGAATCATCTCGATATCGGCATCTGGGTCCTGCGTACCGAAGGCGATGCCGCGCATGTGCTTGCCGCCGATGCCACGCTCGACGCGCACGCCGGCCACTGGTTCGTACGCGAGACCGTCGGCATGCTGCGCCGGACGCTCGCGCGCCTCGATGTGTCTTCGCGCAGCCTGATCGCGCTGATCGAACCCGGCTCCTGCTTCGCGGGCACGTTGCTCGAGCTCGCGCTGGCGGCCGACCGCAGCTACATGCTCGACGCCACCGATGCGGCCCCCACCGATGCCGATGCGATCGGACGCCCCGCCCCGCGGCTGTCGCTGCATGCCGCCAACTTCGGGCGCTACCCGATGTCGAACGGCCTGCCGCGCCTCGTGGCCCGCTTCTACGGCGAGGCGGACCCGATCGATGCCGCCCGCGCGCGTATCGGCACGCCGATCGATGCGCGCGAGGCCGAAGCGCTCGGGCTCGTCACGATGGCGCCCGACGATATCGACTGGGACGACGAGATCCGCCTCGCGCTGGAAGAGCGCGCAAGCCTCTCGCCCGATGCGCTGACGGGCCTCGAGGCCAACCTGCGCTTTGGCCCGCGCGAGACGATGGAGACGCGCATCTTCGGCCGCCTCTCCGCATGGCAGAACTGGATCTTCAACCGGCCCAACGCGGTCGGCGAGTACGGTGCGCTCAAGGTGTTCGGCACCGGCAACAAGGCCCGCTTCGACCGGGACCGGGTATAA
- a CDS encoding helix-turn-helix transcriptional regulator, with translation MRRDPQSNPDDRPGRPAAAPAAAADTPATPDATPAPRDPYLTQLGERIRSLRAARGMSRKDLARGADVSERYLANLETGTGNASVLLLREVARALDVPLPVVLAEVDLRADMPTGGPGADGSAPSSVAPQPAQMPQSGQPAPPPNQRATEFSQLVQWLAQLPAHDLARVREAARQALSPTASPAARHRRIALIGLRGAGKSTLGRALASAENMPFVELNTAIEREAGASLSEIHSLYGQAAYRRYEMRALERVLREHETMVLATPGSLVSEPATFNLLLSHCFTVWVRTSPEEHMARVVAQGDMRPMEGNREAMTDLRRILQARSPLYARADLAIDTSGQDAGTSLRALRERLREPL, from the coding sequence ATGCGCCGCGATCCACAGTCGAATCCCGATGACCGTCCCGGCCGCCCTGCTGCAGCACCAGCAGCCGCAGCCGACACCCCTGCTACGCCTGACGCCACGCCTGCGCCGCGCGACCCCTATCTGACGCAACTCGGCGAGCGTATCCGATCGCTGCGCGCGGCGCGCGGCATGTCGCGCAAGGACCTCGCACGCGGCGCCGATGTTTCCGAACGCTACCTCGCCAATCTCGAGACCGGTACCGGCAACGCCTCCGTGCTGCTGCTGCGCGAGGTCGCGCGCGCGCTGGACGTGCCGCTGCCCGTGGTGCTGGCCGAGGTGGACCTGCGCGCCGATATGCCAACCGGCGGGCCAGGTGCCGACGGCTCGGCACCCTCGTCGGTCGCGCCACAACCGGCACAGATGCCGCAATCGGGACAACCCGCCCCACCTCCGAATCAACGCGCGACCGAGTTTTCCCAGCTCGTGCAATGGCTTGCCCAACTGCCCGCCCACGATCTCGCACGCGTCCGCGAGGCCGCGCGCCAGGCGCTCTCCCCCACGGCGTCGCCAGCCGCGCGCCATCGCCGGATTGCGCTGATCGGCCTGCGCGGCGCGGGCAAATCGACGCTGGGCCGCGCGCTGGCAAGCGCCGAGAACATGCCGTTCGTCGAACTCAATACGGCGATCGAGCGCGAAGCGGGCGCAAGCCTCTCCGAGATTCATTCGCTGTATGGCCAGGCGGCCTACCGGCGCTACGAGATGCGCGCGCTCGAGCGCGTGCTGCGCGAGCACGAGACCATGGTGCTCGCCACGCCGGGAAGCCTCGTCTCGGAGCCCGCCACCTTCAATCTTCTGCTCTCGCACTGCTTCACGGTCTGGGTCCGCACCTCGCCCGAGGAACATATGGCGCGCGTGGTGGCGCAGGGCGACATGCGGCCCATGGAAGGCAACCGCGAGGCCATGACCGACCTGCGGCGCATTCTCCAGGCACGCTCGCCGCTTTATGCGCGCGCGGATCTGGCGATCGACACCAGCGGGCAGGACGCCGGCACGTCGTTGCGCGCGCTGCGCGAGCGGCTGCGGGAACCGCTCTGA
- a CDS encoding benzoate-CoA ligase family protein, whose translation MTPPVVSEPLVALPPRYNAAHDLLSRNLAAGRGGKIAYLDDQGAVTFGELDARCRAFAAALRRAGYRREERVLLCVLDTIDFPTVFLGCLLAGVVPVAVNTLLTADDYVYMLEHSGARAVVVSGCLLPCMRAAFGKLGQAVPPDLIVANPDDAGHAPQTVGAMIAAQRGDVDPIVAPTAPGDMAFWLYSSGSTGRPKGTVHSHGNLFHTADLYARQVLGLREDDVVFSAAKLFFAYGLGNALTFPLSVGATTVLMAERPTPQAVFRRLTTHRPTVFCGVPTLFAGMLAAADLPERADVAMRVCTSAGEALPRDIGDRFLAHFGCDILDGIGSTEMLHIFLSNRPGDVRYGTTGKPVPGYELKLLDEQGAPCAAGEIGDLYIKGPSAALMYWCHNDSDRERNREVFVGAWTRSGDKYVRDEDGYFTYAGRSDDMLKVGGIYVSPFEVEAALAQHPSVLEAAVIGVTDADQLVKPKAFVVLRPGVAWHDGMAAELQAFVKSRLAPYKYPRQIECVDELPKTATGKIQRFRLRQREAARVAR comes from the coding sequence ATGACGCCCCCAGTCGTTTCCGAACCGCTCGTTGCATTGCCGCCGCGCTACAACGCCGCCCACGATCTGCTGTCCCGCAACCTTGCCGCGGGCCGGGGCGGCAAGATCGCCTACCTGGACGATCAGGGGGCCGTCACGTTCGGGGAACTCGACGCGCGCTGCCGCGCCTTCGCGGCGGCGCTGCGCCGCGCGGGCTACCGGCGCGAGGAGCGCGTGCTGCTGTGCGTGCTCGATACGATCGATTTCCCCACGGTCTTTCTCGGTTGCCTGCTGGCCGGCGTGGTGCCCGTCGCGGTCAATACCCTGCTGACCGCCGACGACTACGTCTATATGCTCGAGCACAGCGGCGCGCGCGCGGTCGTGGTGTCGGGCTGCCTGTTGCCGTGCATGCGCGCGGCATTCGGCAAGCTTGGGCAGGCGGTGCCGCCGGACCTCATCGTCGCGAACCCCGACGACGCCGGGCATGCGCCGCAGACGGTCGGCGCGATGATCGCGGCGCAGCGGGGCGATGTGGATCCCATCGTGGCGCCGACGGCGCCCGGCGATATGGCGTTCTGGCTCTACTCGTCCGGTTCCACGGGCCGTCCCAAGGGCACGGTCCATAGCCACGGCAATCTGTTCCATACGGCCGACCTCTACGCGCGGCAGGTGCTCGGCCTGCGCGAGGACGACGTCGTCTTCTCGGCCGCCAAGCTGTTCTTTGCGTACGGGCTCGGCAATGCACTGACGTTCCCGTTGTCGGTGGGCGCCACCACGGTGCTGATGGCCGAACGGCCCACGCCGCAGGCCGTGTTCCGCCGCCTGACGACCCATCGGCCCACCGTGTTCTGCGGCGTGCCAACGCTGTTCGCGGGCATGCTCGCGGCCGCCGACCTGCCTGAGCGTGCCGACGTGGCGATGCGCGTGTGCACGTCGGCGGGCGAGGCGCTGCCGCGCGATATCGGCGACCGGTTCCTTGCGCACTTCGGCTGCGATATCCTCGACGGCATCGGCTCCACGGAGATGCTCCATATTTTCCTGTCCAACCGGCCCGGCGACGTGCGCTACGGCACCACGGGCAAGCCAGTACCCGGCTACGAACTCAAGCTGCTCGACGAGCAGGGCGCGCCGTGCGCGGCGGGCGAGATCGGCGATCTCTATATCAAGGGGCCATCGGCCGCGCTGATGTACTGGTGCCATAACGATAGCGACCGCGAGCGCAACCGCGAGGTGTTCGTCGGCGCATGGACGCGCAGCGGCGACAAGTATGTGCGCGACGAGGACGGTTATTTCACTTATGCGGGGCGCAGCGACGATATGCTCAAGGTCGGCGGTATCTATGTGTCGCCATTCGAGGTGGAGGCCGCGCTCGCGCAGCATCCGTCGGTGCTCGAGGCGGCCGTGATCGGCGTGACGGACGCCGACCAGCTGGTCAAGCCGAAGGCGTTCGTGGTGCTGCGGCCCGGCGTGGCGTGGCATGACGGCATGGCGGCCGAATTGCAGGCTTTCGTGAAGTCGCGGCTGGCGCCCTACAAGTATCCGCGCCAGATCGAATGTGTGGACGAACTGCCGAAAACGGCCACGGGAAAGATCCAGCGGTTCCGCCTGCGCCAGCGCGAGGCCGCGCGCGTTGCCCGATGA
- a CDS encoding alpha/beta fold hydrolase → MTAAVRIPFDDRQIDIEVAWLRADRTDRPLVVFLHEGLGSISMWRDYPRQLCEAGDLRGLVLSRYGYGRSTPRPHDEKWGVDFMHRQAREALPALFEALEIGPGRRHGAPWLFGHSDGGSIALIHAASFPDAVAGLIVLAPHILVEDCSVRNIAATRDAYLHTDLRERLARHHADVDSAFWGWNDIWLDPAFRQWDLHPLLPAIACPVLAVQGEDDAYGTMAQIEGIHRYAQRASLLKLARCGHSPHRDQPEPLTEAAVAFITTHS, encoded by the coding sequence ATGACGGCGGCTGTCCGGATTCCGTTCGACGATCGGCAGATCGATATCGAGGTCGCATGGCTGCGCGCGGACCGCACGGACCGTCCGCTCGTGGTTTTTCTGCACGAGGGGCTCGGATCGATCAGCATGTGGCGCGACTATCCGCGCCAGCTGTGCGAGGCGGGCGACCTGCGCGGCCTCGTGCTGTCGCGCTACGGTTATGGCCGGTCCACGCCGCGGCCGCATGACGAGAAATGGGGCGTGGATTTCATGCACCGGCAGGCGCGTGAGGCATTGCCCGCGCTGTTCGAGGCGCTGGAGATCGGCCCCGGCCGCCGCCATGGCGCGCCCTGGCTGTTCGGGCACAGCGACGGCGGTTCCATCGCGCTGATCCATGCCGCCAGTTTCCCCGACGCGGTGGCCGGCCTGATCGTGCTCGCGCCGCATATCCTGGTCGAGGACTGCTCGGTGCGGAACATCGCGGCCACGCGCGACGCGTATCTGCACACCGACCTGCGCGAGCGGCTGGCGCGCCATCATGCCGATGTCGATTCGGCGTTCTGGGGCTGGAACGATATCTGGCTCGATCCCGCGTTCCGGCAATGGGACCTGCACCCGCTGCTGCCGGCCATCGCCTGCCCGGTGCTGGCGGTGCAGGGCGAGGACGACGCGTACGGCACGATGGCCCAGATCGAGGGTATCCATCGATATGCCCAGCGCGCATCGCTGCTTAAACTCGCGCGCTGTGGACATTCGCCCCACCGCGACCAGCCGGAGCCGTTGACCGAGGCGGCGGTCGCCTTCATCACGACGCACAGCTGA
- a CDS encoding ABC transporter substrate-binding protein, with translation MHRRSLPFPALALAAALAWAPVASHAQAPAGKVKVGFMLPYTGTYAALGTAIENGFRLYVQEQGGRLGGREVEYFKVDDESDPAKAPENASKLVKRDQVDVVVGTVHSGVQMGIVKVARENNTLLIIPNAGVDEATGPLCAPNIFRSSFSNWQPGYAMGQVVASRGLKRVVTLTWKYAAGEQSVKGFKEAFEAKGGKVVKELSLPFPNVEFQAQITEIASLKPDAVFVFFAGGGAVKFVKDWAAAGLKDKIPLFASGFLTDGTLEAQGAAAQGLETTLHYGDGLANARDKAFRLEYAKAYKLQPDVYAVQGYDAAQLLAAGAGAVKGDMTRKAEVYKAMEAARVDSPRGAFTLSKAHNPVQDFYLRKVDGRENKVSGVAVRALADPARGCRL, from the coding sequence ATGCATCGTCGCTCGCTGCCATTCCCGGCGCTCGCCCTTGCGGCCGCGCTGGCGTGGGCCCCCGTGGCCAGCCACGCGCAGGCGCCGGCCGGCAAGGTCAAGGTCGGCTTCATGCTGCCTTATACGGGGACCTATGCGGCGCTCGGCACGGCCATCGAGAACGGTTTCCGCCTGTATGTGCAGGAGCAGGGCGGCAGGCTGGGGGGACGGGAGGTCGAATACTTCAAGGTGGACGACGAATCGGATCCGGCCAAGGCGCCCGAAAACGCGTCCAAGCTGGTCAAGCGCGACCAGGTCGATGTGGTGGTGGGCACGGTCCACTCGGGCGTGCAGATGGGCATCGTCAAGGTGGCCAGGGAAAACAACACGCTGCTGATCATCCCCAACGCGGGTGTCGATGAAGCGACGGGCCCGCTCTGCGCTCCCAATATCTTCCGCTCGTCGTTCTCCAACTGGCAGCCCGGCTATGCGATGGGACAGGTGGTGGCCTCGCGCGGGCTCAAGCGCGTGGTCACGCTCACGTGGAAGTACGCGGCCGGCGAACAATCGGTCAAGGGATTCAAGGAAGCCTTCGAGGCCAAGGGGGGCAAGGTCGTCAAGGAACTGAGCCTGCCATTCCCGAACGTCGAGTTCCAGGCGCAGATTACCGAGATCGCCTCGCTCAAGCCCGATGCCGTGTTCGTGTTCTTCGCCGGTGGCGGCGCGGTGAAGTTCGTGAAGGACTGGGCCGCGGCCGGCCTCAAGGACAAGATTCCGCTGTTCGCGTCGGGCTTCCTGACCGACGGCACGCTGGAGGCGCAGGGCGCCGCCGCGCAGGGGCTGGAGACCACGCTGCATTATGGCGATGGCCTGGCCAACGCGCGCGACAAGGCGTTCCGGCTCGAGTATGCCAAGGCGTACAAGCTGCAGCCGGACGTGTATGCGGTGCAGGGCTACGATGCCGCGCAGCTGCTCGCGGCCGGCGCCGGCGCGGTCAAGGGCGACATGACGCGCAAGGCGGAGGTCTACAAGGCGATGGAGGCCGCGCGCGTGGACAGCCCGCGCGGTGCATTCACGCTGTCGAAGGCGCACAATCCGGTGCAGGACTTCTATCTGCGCAAGGTCGACGGGCGCGAGAACAAGGTCAGCGGCGTGGCGGTGCGCGCGCTCGCGGATCCCGCGCGCGGCTGCCGGCTGTAA